In Passer domesticus isolate bPasDom1 chromosome 1, bPasDom1.hap1, whole genome shotgun sequence, one DNA window encodes the following:
- the GARS1 gene encoding glycine--tRNA ligase isoform X1, producing MPLPRSVLPALLRRLARPLRSAAPPAMDGPQAEALLAPLRNAVRQQGELVRKLKEEKAPQVDIDRAVAELKARKRVLEAKELALQPKDDIVDRVKMEDTLKRRFFYDQAFSIYGGVSGLYDFGPVGCALKNNIIQAWRHHFIQEEQILEIDCTMLTPEPVLKTSGHVDKFADFMVKDVKNGECFRADHLLKAHLQKLMSDKKCTAEKKAEMENVLTQLDNYGQQELADLFVNYNVKSPVTGNDLSPPVSFNLMFKTSIGPGGNMPGYLRPETAQGIFLNFKRLLEFNQGKLPFAAAQIGNSFRNEISPRSGLIRVREFTMAEIEHFVDPSEKNHPKFENVADLNILLYSAKAQVSGQSAHVMRLGDAVQQGVINNSVLGYFIGRIYLFLTKVGVSPEKLRFRQHMENEMAHYACDCWDAESKTSYGWIEIVGCADRSCYDLSCHARATKVPLIAEKHLKEPRTVNIVQFEANKGAIGKAYKKDAKVVMEYLSMCDECYINEMEQLLNEKGEFTVETEGKTFLLTKDMVTVKRFQKTLHVEEIIPNVIEPSFGIGRIMYTVFEHTFRIREGDEQRTYFSFPAVVAPFKCSVLPLSQNQEFMPFVKELSEALTRNGISHKVDDAAGSIGRRYARTDEIGVAFGITIDFDTVNRTPHTATLRDRDSMRQIRAEFSELPGIIRDLANGYLTWADVEAKYPQFEGQETGKKDTIEE from the exons GGAGAGCTGGTGAGGAagctgaaggaagagaaagctcCCCAGGTGGACATAGACAGAGCTGTAGCAGAGCTCAAAGCTCGGAAGAGGGTCCTAGAAGCAAAG GAGCTGGCCTTACAGCCCAAAGATGACATCGTGGACAGAGTTAAGATGGAagacactctcaaaaggaggtTTTTCTATGACCAAGCCTTTTCTATTTATGGAG GAGTCAGTGGTCTGTATGACTTTGGGCCTGTTGGGTGTGCTTTGAAGAACAACATCATCCAAGCATGGAGACATCACTTTATTCAGGAGGAGCAAATCCTGGAGATTGACTGCACCATGCTCACGCCTGAGCCAGTTCTAAA GACTTCTGGCCACGTAGACAAGTTTGCTGACTTCATGGTGAAAGATGTGAAAAACGGGGAATGTTTTCGTGCTGATCATCTCTTAAAAG CTCACCTGCAGAAACTGATGTCTGACAAGAAGTgcacagcagagaaaaaggcagaaatggaaaatgttctAACACAG TTGGACAACTATGGCCAGCAAGAGCTTGCAGATCTCTTTGTGAACTACAATGTGAAGTCCCCTGTCACTGGGAATGACCTGTCCCCTCCTGTTTCTTTCAATCTGATGTTCAAGACCTCCATTGGGCCTGGAGGAAATATGCCTGG CTATCTGAGGCCAGAAACTGCACAGGGAATATTCCTCAACTTCAAACGTCTGCTGGAGTTTAACCAAGGCAAATTGCCTTTTGCTGCTGCCCAGATTGGAAATTCCTTCAGGAATGAAATCTCACCCCGCTCCGGCCTTATCAGAGTGAG GGAATTCACCATGGCAGAAATTGAGCACTTTGTGGACCCCAGTGAGAAAAACCACCCCAAGTTTGAGAACGTGGCAGATCTCAACATCCTGCTGTACTCGGCCAAGGCCCAGGTCAGCGGGCAGTCTGCGCACGTCATGCGCCTGGGAGACGCCGTCCAGCAG GGTGTGATCAATAACTCTGTTCTCGGTTACTTCATCGGCAGAATCTACCTCTTCCTCACCAAGGTGGGCGTTTCCCCGGAGAAGCTGCGCTTCCGACAGCACATGGAGAATGAGATGGCTCATTATGCCTGTGACTGCTGGGATGCAGAGTCCAAAACCTCCTAT ggTTGGATTGAGATCGTTGGCTGTGCTGATCGTTCCTGCTATGACCTTTCCTGCCATGCCCGTGCCACCAAAGTTCCTCTCATAGCTGAGAAGCATCTCAAAGAACCCA GAACAGTCAACATTGTTCAGTTTGAGGCAAATAAGGGAGCCATTGGCAAAGCTTACAAGAAGGATGCCAAGGTGGTGATGGAATACCTTTCCATGTGTGATGAGTGCTACATCAACGAGATGGAGCAGCTGCTCAACGAGAAAgg gGAATTCACTGTTGAAACTGAAGGGAAAACTTTTCTATTAACAAAGGACATGGTTACTGTGAAGAGATTTCAGAAAACATTACATG TGGAAGAAATCATCCCAAATGTCATTGAGCCCTCGTTTGGCATTGGCAGGATCATGTACACAGTGTTCGAGCACACATTCCGCATCCGGGAAGGAGACGAGCAGAGGACG TACTTCAGCTTCCCAGCTGTTGTAGCACCGTTCAAGTGCTCCGTTCTTCCTCTGAGCCAGAATCAGGAATTCATGCCTTTTGTCAAGGAATTAT ccgAAGCACTGACCAGGAACGGGATCTCCCACAAGGTGGATGACGCGGCGGGGTCCATCGGCCGGCGCTACGCCCGCACGGACGAGATCGGCGTGGCCTTCGGCATCACCATCGACTTCGACACCGTCAACCGCACCCCGCACACGGCCACGCTGCGCGACCGCGACTCCATGCGCCAGATCCGCGCCGAG ttctCTGAACTTCCTGGCATCATCCGAGACCTGGCCAACGGTTATCTCACCTGGGCTGATGTTGAGGCAAAGTATCCACAATTTGAGGGACAAGAGACTGGCAAAAAGGACACAATAGAGGAATAA
- the GARS1 gene encoding glycine--tRNA ligase isoform X2, with protein MPLPRSVLPALLRRLARPLRSAAPPAMDGPQAEALLAPLRNAVRQQGELVRKLKEEKAPQVDIDRAVAELKARKRVLEAKELALQPKDDIVDRVKMEDTLKRRFFYDQAFSIYGGVSGLYDFGPVGCALKNNIIQAWRHHFIQEEQILEIDCTMLTPEPVLKTSGHVDKFADFMVKDVKNGECFRADHLLKAHLQKLMSDKKCTAEKKAEMENVLTQLDNYGQQELADLFVNYNVKSPVTGNDLSPPVSFNLMFKTSIGPGGNMPGYLRPETAQGIFLNFKRLLEFNQGKLPFAAAQIGNSFRNEISPRSGLIRVREFTMAEIEHFVDPSEKNHPKFENVADLNILLYSAKAQVSGQSAHVMRLGDAVQQGVINNSVLGYFIGRIYLFLTKVGVSPEKLRFRQHMENEMAHYACDCWDAESKTSYGWIEIVGCADRSCYDLSCHARATKVPLIAEKHLKEPISVNIVQFEANKGAIGKAYKKDAKVVMEYLSMCDECYINEMEQLLNEKGEFTVETEGKTFLLTKDMVTVKRFQKTLHVEEIIPNVIEPSFGIGRIMYTVFEHTFRIREGDEQRTYFSFPAVVAPFKCSVLPLSQNQEFMPFVKELSEALTRNGISHKVDDAAGSIGRRYARTDEIGVAFGITIDFDTVNRTPHTATLRDRDSMRQIRAEFSELPGIIRDLANGYLTWADVEAKYPQFEGQETGKKDTIEE; from the exons GGAGAGCTGGTGAGGAagctgaaggaagagaaagctcCCCAGGTGGACATAGACAGAGCTGTAGCAGAGCTCAAAGCTCGGAAGAGGGTCCTAGAAGCAAAG GAGCTGGCCTTACAGCCCAAAGATGACATCGTGGACAGAGTTAAGATGGAagacactctcaaaaggaggtTTTTCTATGACCAAGCCTTTTCTATTTATGGAG GAGTCAGTGGTCTGTATGACTTTGGGCCTGTTGGGTGTGCTTTGAAGAACAACATCATCCAAGCATGGAGACATCACTTTATTCAGGAGGAGCAAATCCTGGAGATTGACTGCACCATGCTCACGCCTGAGCCAGTTCTAAA GACTTCTGGCCACGTAGACAAGTTTGCTGACTTCATGGTGAAAGATGTGAAAAACGGGGAATGTTTTCGTGCTGATCATCTCTTAAAAG CTCACCTGCAGAAACTGATGTCTGACAAGAAGTgcacagcagagaaaaaggcagaaatggaaaatgttctAACACAG TTGGACAACTATGGCCAGCAAGAGCTTGCAGATCTCTTTGTGAACTACAATGTGAAGTCCCCTGTCACTGGGAATGACCTGTCCCCTCCTGTTTCTTTCAATCTGATGTTCAAGACCTCCATTGGGCCTGGAGGAAATATGCCTGG CTATCTGAGGCCAGAAACTGCACAGGGAATATTCCTCAACTTCAAACGTCTGCTGGAGTTTAACCAAGGCAAATTGCCTTTTGCTGCTGCCCAGATTGGAAATTCCTTCAGGAATGAAATCTCACCCCGCTCCGGCCTTATCAGAGTGAG GGAATTCACCATGGCAGAAATTGAGCACTTTGTGGACCCCAGTGAGAAAAACCACCCCAAGTTTGAGAACGTGGCAGATCTCAACATCCTGCTGTACTCGGCCAAGGCCCAGGTCAGCGGGCAGTCTGCGCACGTCATGCGCCTGGGAGACGCCGTCCAGCAG GGTGTGATCAATAACTCTGTTCTCGGTTACTTCATCGGCAGAATCTACCTCTTCCTCACCAAGGTGGGCGTTTCCCCGGAGAAGCTGCGCTTCCGACAGCACATGGAGAATGAGATGGCTCATTATGCCTGTGACTGCTGGGATGCAGAGTCCAAAACCTCCTAT ggTTGGATTGAGATCGTTGGCTGTGCTGATCGTTCCTGCTATGACCTTTCCTGCCATGCCCGTGCCACCAAAGTTCCTCTCATAGCTGAGAAGCATCTCAAAGAACCCATATC AGTCAACATTGTTCAGTTTGAGGCAAATAAGGGAGCCATTGGCAAAGCTTACAAGAAGGATGCCAAGGTGGTGATGGAATACCTTTCCATGTGTGATGAGTGCTACATCAACGAGATGGAGCAGCTGCTCAACGAGAAAgg gGAATTCACTGTTGAAACTGAAGGGAAAACTTTTCTATTAACAAAGGACATGGTTACTGTGAAGAGATTTCAGAAAACATTACATG TGGAAGAAATCATCCCAAATGTCATTGAGCCCTCGTTTGGCATTGGCAGGATCATGTACACAGTGTTCGAGCACACATTCCGCATCCGGGAAGGAGACGAGCAGAGGACG TACTTCAGCTTCCCAGCTGTTGTAGCACCGTTCAAGTGCTCCGTTCTTCCTCTGAGCCAGAATCAGGAATTCATGCCTTTTGTCAAGGAATTAT ccgAAGCACTGACCAGGAACGGGATCTCCCACAAGGTGGATGACGCGGCGGGGTCCATCGGCCGGCGCTACGCCCGCACGGACGAGATCGGCGTGGCCTTCGGCATCACCATCGACTTCGACACCGTCAACCGCACCCCGCACACGGCCACGCTGCGCGACCGCGACTCCATGCGCCAGATCCGCGCCGAG ttctCTGAACTTCCTGGCATCATCCGAGACCTGGCCAACGGTTATCTCACCTGGGCTGATGTTGAGGCAAAGTATCCACAATTTGAGGGACAAGAGACTGGCAAAAAGGACACAATAGAGGAATAA